One window from the genome of bacterium encodes:
- a CDS encoding CDP-alcohol phosphatidyltransferase family protein codes for MSQLRVREEERIIIIDSNIIADDHLIKYLVYHTGSLAITNQYHIVGVNTSRLAKNNTDVFSFETAKKYVANFDPKVIEPNEMNKYVHELRLQFVPYFFVYTHALDIRQMQNIMYEANFKGTLDFIATYVYKYPVREITKFLSRHSWVTPDFLTMLSIVSSFVVPLLLAFGEMGWAVLVGWLMFIFDSVDGKLARLTVRLNPTMGVIEHATSAPAIFLWFAGLGWYFSNGQLLEFTHPASATAWSLMALYWLDKGVNGIFKPRFGIDLYNYAPIDRFFHLFACRRAIIHLIITVGWATSYRDEAFYFLGIWMVISFMFHLFRCGWILATDEPQTVAE; via the coding sequence CTGGTCTATCACACGGGTTCGTTGGCAATTACAAATCAGTACCACATAGTTGGAGTAAATACTTCCAGATTGGCTAAAAATAACACCGATGTTTTTTCCTTTGAAACCGCCAAGAAGTATGTGGCTAATTTTGATCCAAAAGTGATAGAGCCGAATGAAATGAATAAGTACGTTCATGAGTTACGTTTGCAATTCGTGCCTTACTTTTTCGTTTATACGCATGCTTTGGACATTCGTCAAATGCAAAACATCATGTATGAAGCTAACTTTAAGGGTACACTTGATTTTATTGCTACCTACGTGTATAAATATCCGGTTCGAGAGATTACGAAATTTTTAAGCCGCCATTCTTGGGTGACCCCGGATTTTCTTACTATGCTGAGTATCGTCAGTTCGTTTGTTGTTCCGTTGCTATTAGCTTTCGGTGAAATGGGATGGGCCGTTTTGGTGGGTTGGCTCATGTTCATTTTTGATTCCGTGGACGGGAAATTGGCGCGACTGACCGTTCGGCTTAACCCGACGATGGGCGTGATCGAACACGCTACGAGTGCCCCAGCTATTTTTTTGTGGTTTGCCGGTCTGGGCTGGTATTTTTCAAATGGGCAACTTTTAGAGTTTACCCATCCGGCTTCGGCTACGGCGTGGTCGCTGATGGCGCTGTATTGGTTAGATAAAGGGGTCAATGGAATATTCAAACCGCGCTTCGGTATTGATTTGTATAACTATGCTCCGATAGATCGTTTCTTTCACCTTTTCGCCTGTCGCCGCGCGATTATACATCTTATCATTACCGTGGGGTGGGCGACCAGCTATCGCGATGAAGCGTTTTACTTTTTAGGTATTTGGATGGTCATCAGTTTTATGTTTCATTTGTTTCGTTGCGGATGGATTTTAGCTACGGACGAACCTCAAACTGTGGCCGAATAA